GCCGGCGTTGGGGGCTTCGGACGGGGCGTTCGTCGCTGCCGCGAAGGCAAGACCATAGGCGTCCTGCATGGCGGTCCTGCCGATCTCGGCGGCGGAAGGCGGGTCGGCCGGCTCGCCTCCGCCCAAGCGCGCCGCTATGTCGGGCTGCGGCTCGTCGGGACGCGATTGAGGCGCGGCAGAAGCGGCGGCCGGCGCGGCGGCGTCTTCAGGGGGAGACGCCGGGTTGTTGGGGCTGAGATAGCGTGCGGGCGCCCAGCCGGTTATGTGGGCGTCCTGCGTGTCCTCGACTTTGCACCAAGGATAATTGTTGACGGTCTTGCAGCCGTAATTCTTGACGGCCGAGCCGTTGGGCAGGCGCGCTTCGATCTTTCCGCCTGACGAAGCGGTAGCGCGAATATTGAGCAGATCGTCCGGCGCGAGACCACCGATGATCGAGATGATTGTGCCTGGCGCATCCTGAGCCAAGGCCGGGAGAGCGGCCAGGCACAAAGGAGCGGCGATCAGCAGCGACGATCGGAGCGTGACTTTGCGCTTCATCCCTCGGCCATAAGCAATGCACTTCAATCGTGGCGCTCAATCCTGGATACGAGCTGCGCTCAATCCTTCATAAAACCGGTCCGCAGCGCATGCGCCCATTCCGGCCTTCCCGCTTGTTCGGCCTGCTTTGCGGCGGCTTCATGGTCGTAGTCGACGGCGATGCTCTCGAAGCGGCTGGGACTGCCGTCCTTGCCGAGCTCGACGATACCATAGCGGGCGTGCGGTGAGCCTTGCTCCGAGACATGCGCCGGCGGCGTGTCGTCGTCATAGGCCGGGCAGCCGACGCTGCCGGGATTGAAGATGACCGGACCGCCGGGAATTTGGATCAGCTCGTTGCGGTGGCTGTGGCCACACAGCACCAGGCGACAGGCCGGATCGAGCGGGTTCAGCCGGCGCCTGATCGCGGCCAGCGGGGCGCGCACCAGCTGGCCATCGACAATGGCGTCGGCGAGATATTTCTCGTCATGGTCCGGCCGGGCGTGGAAGGCGGTGACACCGGGCGCGATCTCCAATGTCAGCGGCAAGGCCAGTAGCGCCTGGCGCTGCGCCGGAGTCAGCCGTTCCTGGGCATAGCGATCGGAGGGCCACATGGTTTCGTCGGCCGTGTCCTGCGCGACGCGGCGGTCGTGGTTGCCGCGTACCGTTGGCAGGTTCAGCGCCTGCAACCGTTCCATCGTCTCGCGCGGCCAGAGCGGGCCGGAGACGC
This region of Mesorhizobium sp. M2A.F.Ca.ET.046.03.2.1 genomic DNA includes:
- a CDS encoding SH3 domain-containing protein translates to MKRKVTLRSSLLIAAPLCLAALPALAQDAPGTIISIIGGLAPDDLLNIRATASSGGKIEARLPNGSAVKNYGCKTVNNYPWCKVEDTQDAHITGWAPARYLSPNNPASPPEDAAAPAAASAAPQSRPDEPQPDIAARLGGGEPADPPSAAEIGRTAMQDAYGLAFAAATNAPSEAPNAGIPCARHVGQPMTRCEIEVARTGGDSTVAVTWPDGGTRVINFHDGKPAGSDSPDEFRFTREGNLNMIRIGPSERFEITDQLAAGE